The Henckelia pumila isolate YLH828 unplaced genomic scaffold, ASM3356847v2 CTG_525:::fragment_3, whole genome shotgun sequence genome segment TGAGAAATTGCTAAAAATTTACTCCCTTGAAAGTTATATTACCCATCTCaagaatttaattatatattttttctatatATTACATATCATTAGATTTCTATTCAATAAATAAAGAGGGATTTTTTAAATGGCTTTGGgaaaaatatattaatcaaatcTGACCTTAAAATCTAGCAAATTATCAAACTAGCATATTGTTTACATTAAATTACAAATATATTCTATAAACAATTTCCTTTCTTTAGCAGATTTTTTGTGAGTATTTATCCATGAAAAGAGACAATTATATCCATATTTAAACTAACAAGTAATATTTTGacaaaaaatcataaatttttatGAGTAATTTATATTGAAGATCTGTTTCACAAAATTGAGATACGCGGGACTGTCTCAAGTAAGTTTTTGTACTTCTTTTATGagactttattttttattttttaaaatcaacttGATTATGTTTAGATTTTTCAAAGATGATCACTATTTTATTAgagtttaattttttgtttttactttAATCCTTTGAAATATTTCGTCAATTCGTCTTTTGTGTTATTAATTtttaccttgattaatttatttctattattttgactaaatagtaaaacatgattGACATATCAGTATTTACCAAACTGACTAAAtactataataaaattatagatTAATTAGTACTATAAATTATATTCATCAAATATTATCACTAATttcaatatataattataaatatatatataagttgacTTTTACtacaaatcaaataaaaatagtatcattcaaaagaaatgaaaaaaaaacggTAGTATTATCATTACAATTAAtattaactaaaaaaaattaactccaAAAACAAAGTTAATTCTTAAATATCTATGATtttgataattaaataaaatttctttttataTGTGACAGAAAAAGTTTGAAGGTTGCATACAAAAATGAACAATTGAATAAATTTATTTCCggtaaaataatttattttatttttttggagaGGATCCagtaaaataaattatgatGGGAAATATGATGAGATAATCTAGTAGAAATAGACTTGAAGAAAAAGGCAAAAAGATGTATTTTGggattaaaaaaatatgaaaggttgtttttaaaaaaatttagcaaGGAAagctattttaaaattttaagcaaTAAGATGGgttaaaataataaatctaCATTAAATTAAATGGTTACATGATTGGATCAAGAGGGTGTTCGAGCTTATGAGCTCTAAGTTATTTTGGATCTTATGATATCTTTAAATTTGTCAATAATTCAGTCAAACATCTCACAAACAGTcaatataatatgttttactTATCCAAAATAAACTTTTATATTTCCACAAATTCTCATTATATCCTCCTcccattaaatataaaatattttttaaaaattacattttcaaataatatcatttttttccaaattaaaatatgaaatagttttatttttttaatataggtttaatttaatatttttaataaaattttaaaactatttcTAAATAACATTAATATTATCATACtctttttgataattttgacaataaaaatattttataacttCAAACACATCAATAtctttaatttgtttaaaataagtcattcaaacatttaatattttattatttttaagttctGACGTTTACAAGCTCACAAACCAACTTGTAAATTCTTATagtttataaattatttttaataagttCAACCCTCTAAACCGAAACAAGTTAATTTCTTGAAACCGGATTTATGAGAAAATTTAcagtgtgtgtgtaaaattcgaTTCAATTAGCTTAATTTAGTAATAATAGTTCATTAATAATTTTGTGTCTTGATTTTGATCTGACACGAGTAGATTACGAATGGCCATAGTGGGGTCCATCCATCCTTACATCAAAGACATTAGCAAATTGTGTTATCCACTTGATTCCAGTCGTTTTCCATTCATGCTATTTCAATTTCTTCTCGCTCTCAATAGATTCCATTCTCAATTCCATTTTGCCCCCTCATTTATATTTTACTAATATTCGGATGCACACAACGTttacagttttttttttatgacaaaatttaaaaataaatgttgAAATTAAAAATCGCAAATATGATATTTTCGTAAATAAATATCCATCACATGACTAGAAAAACAAATGTACTGTTTCCATAATTAAATAGACATtgaatgataaaaataataaaaaagtcATACCACCTTACCCAAACATCCCCTTGCTTAACATAATGCATAGActgtaaatattatatatatatatatatatatagagttttgctatgatGTCTATGGAGGGGTGAGTTTTCAGTATACCGTAACAAAAATatcggtatgaaaaaaattcacacCGGTACCAATaccgaaattctgaaatttaggTATGGAAAAAATCTATATTGAAACCGTATagatattgaaaaaaaatttgttataccgaaaaaaatgtctatatatcaaaaaaaattcggtacggtatgccgAAATTTCGGTATTTCTGTTCGGTATCCCAACCCTATGACCACCTACCCTGCCCATCTATGTGTCCATCATTGAAGTGACGGTCAATTATTGGATATTTGGATGTActattcatcacatccaatagatgGATGTCGCATCAATGATTGGCACATTGGATGAACACGGTGAATAGGAACAaaactgtatatatatatatatatatagctttgATCTCACGCACCCTAGCGTGCCCAAAATAACTCTGATTGCCTTAAAATTTTCACGTTATGGTCGTCTCGAAAATGCGAATCTAACGATATATCAAAGTTATGTCtctaatattaaataattggTATGTTGGTTATCTCTATAACTTCTAATCTACCACTTTAATTTTCTCTAATTTTCCTCTTCAATCTCTCCTTATACAAAATCATTTAACAATTTTtcatttgaaattaaaataatcatatactataaaaattataagaacaaaattttattttaattatacaaTAACCATTCTCACGCAACTTTGCAACTAGTATATATAGTGTGTTTGAATTAAGAAGCTAGAAGAGAAAaagatgtttttttaaaaaaaaaacaatgctTTCATTGTTCCATATAATGTGTATGGATAGATCTGCATTgtttttaaaagcacttatttaagttaaaataagtatttttttaaaaactcatATTTGTAGCTtttcaaatgttttttttataatttaactaaaaaaaagtgttttcgatctatttatccaaacacaaaattattacaacttttatttaaaaaatacttttaaaaaacaatttaattttttttaaaaataaagtgcTTATGTAACCAAACTAGCTCGTAATCATATAATAATATTGAATTAgctatataatatattatattaaagatTAAACAAATATTAATCACTATGCGAAGGGTTGTGGATCAACCTAGCCCCACCACTAAATACCAAAATCAatggattaattaattaattgaggAAAAGGGGCTgtgcacatataatatattcCACACCACGCattgtttaattaataaatttatgtGGTGGCTGAAGTCATATGATGTTGAATTCTGGTGACAAAGTATACAAAATAATAGTAGCAGATTTCCGATGGCCACATATTTagtaattatattattattataattatcatcatatataaattatatatcattaaaTGCAGAAATTCGGTGAGTTTACATGCTAACTACCCAAATCCTCTTATCTCATTAAATGCGTACACCTTAGTACTTGTGAATTGACATCCCTCGTCTCAATTCAGAGACATGTTTTTtcactttaaattattttctaaaaaagtaGTTCTACCAAATTGCGATTCGAGTAAAATGGTATTCATTATTTTGTAAACATATTTATTTGATTTCGCTCAATTCACTTTCGAGTACACCTACGTGAGATTGGTCTAATTTTATCAATGAGATTGGTCTAATTCTGATTgtttcgtatatatatatatatgttgattcGTGTAGTTTGGTTTTTATTCATGATCCGTTAATGTTAGGGTGATTTGAGTAAATTGGGAAACAAAAGTGTAACAAAATCAGAATTTTGATATTGCATATGTTTCTGCATAATTACATCCATTTTGACCGATGATATTCAAATGATTCTTTATTATGTCGTGTTACACAATAAATCTAGAAAAATAAAACTGGATTAGAGAGAGTTTAGTGGGACGCAAGTCTTCAAAACGGTTGTTGGATAACTGGtcgttttattatttatttgacaAGTGAGTTttgtctaaaaaaaaaaaagataaataaataaataataaataaataaattattataaataaaggAATCGGAATTGATAGAGCTGTCGGTAGAATTGGTAGGTAGGTAGTAGACTCACCGGACCATTCGTGCtgttttctatttattttttcatgaaaaaataaatactaacaatttaattttttttttttttttttgcatctaACATTTCAAATGATGTACCATTAagtcctctctttccaaatttttatttttatatatgtgaGAGTTAACCACAATCTTTTGAGATTCCCTTAATTTagtaataaatataatttatccCATAATTTGAATGTACAAAAGCTAATTTGAAATTTGGAATGTTCAATCACTATTGCATACCTAAATGAATCTTTTTCACGGATTGATTGGTGTAATGTCGCAATCTCGAGAAAGTATGAAATTTGTAGCCGACCAAATGGCCCCAGCACAAACACCACGTCAATCATGGATTAAATTTCTGAGGCCTTCCAAGAAGCTTCAATTTTTCAACTTCCTCCTCAGAAAAAATATATGCTCCATACGGGTCAAACACGACTAGTGCCATTATGGAAAAATGTTATCCCATCAAGATTTTAAGCAAAAAAATTAATGTGCCCCCTATATTTCAACTTTTTTTGCTCAATGTGACTTAAAagatggaaatttttttttcagtataTCAAGATTATCATACcaaaaaaatatcgaatttacGAAACCAAAAACTTCGATATTATATACGACAACGATACCAATTTTTCAATACGATAACTGTATGAAATTTGAAACTTTTAACATATACCGAAACAATATATAcacattttaaaatatataatatttttaaacaataaattcaaaaaatataaaaaaaaattcgttaTAAAACGATATATACCGATATCATACCAAAATCAATATACCATAAAATTTCGGTACACTTggtatattaattatatatattgaaaatttCATATATCGAAATTAATATGTCGATAGAAAATCGatataaaattttcttataCCATAATTTCAGCGTTGCACCTGTCCCCAATGGAAGAATGAGTGATATTTTGGAGTTCTTGGTGAtattttggagttcttatgACGGTATGAATACTTACATGGTTTTTGGTACGGTATACCACTTGACGGGTTAAATTTCGGGCCATAATTTGACATTTTGTATTATATCTCTAATCTCAGATCTTGAGTCAGCCCTCGTGCGTAGGATGGCAAACTTTATGAGATGGAAAGCAAAGGAATCAAAAGGCAACAACTATTTACCACCTTTGGGAGACCAGTTTCCAGAGCACTTGAACCAAAATAGAGGGAATTTTTTATTCTCTCAACTTTTAACAAAGGCTAAGGCAGGATTATAGAGGGCAAGAAACTGGCACTACTTTTGTTTGGATTTCTTCCTGCTGTCTAGTTTTCTTCTAGCAGCTTCGAATTCTTCTTCACTCGGTTCTGGAACAGCTTCACCTCCACCGTATTTGTGGGCAAGATTTGAGAACATTGTATCGACCTTGCTTCGCCTCTCGTTTTGCCTTTGAGCAATTATAGCATACAAATCTCCGGAGCTTTCCTTCGGCCTGTAAGAGAGTCCAGAGGCGTTGAGAAAATCTTTAATTTGAGACTAACTAATTCAGTGAACGTTCTTGAGAGAGAGGAGAATTTGGCTCACTTCTTTCTTTGTCTCAATGGACCTGTGGGTGGTTCAGTTTTAGACATCTGCTTAGCCCATCTCTTATATGCTTTGGTTGATTCGATTTTCCCTATAAAAACATGTGCATGTCCATGAAAGAACGGAACAGGCATGAAAAGGGTATGAATAATGGCAAGTGGAAACGGACATCGTGATAAATCTCACCCGCAGAAATAGATTCATCTATTATATCCTTAAATCGGTGAGAATCTAGCTTAGCATCAGAGCAAAGCATGCAGCAAAAAAGCCTACATAATGGAAACAGATAAATAATGAATCAGCAAACACAAATCACGCTGATTAACAATCAGAGGGAGCATTCCGGTTTCCCAAGTATGACACATACCTGTCCATGTTGCCCTTGCATTCTTTGAATAGCTTAAGCAAATCCTTCTTCTCAGAATCAGAGCCTCTATAATTTGCCTCAAACTCTTCAATGTCAGCTTCAGAGATCTGAAAGCAACAAGTGCACCTAGTTCAATGTGAACAAACAAAAGCAACTTGTATCGACAAAAGCTGCAAAACAACAGAGCGCATTAGGCATCAACCTTTTTATACATGGATCGGAAAAATGTCTGCAAATTCTGGATGGCATCTCCTACCAAGTCCTGTCAATGAGCAATGGAGCATTAATATTGGGAGACCAAAGAAGGCACCCTTGTATTGCATTAAGAGGCAATGGAATAAACTTTTTGTCCTCAAATTAGACCGAATTTGTGATAAAGAATCTCGATATAATATGACAACTTaatggttttaaattttaatatgctGGAAACAACGTGCTTCACTATTTCACGCTTCAAATTCCTATATTAGTCCCTGCACTAAACTCCAAACAAAAACCTTAAAAAGTGACCCCACGTAAAGAACAGTTTTAGCTAAAGCTAAAGAGCTTGACATCAGGTTCTCACACCGTTTAATCTGGCAAAAAAATCCATTGCTCAAATGTACGCTCCATTACTTAAATTCAACACCAAAACAGTAACTCCATTCACTAGCGAATGGTAGCATAATTTATTTGTTTCACAGGAAAACTAATGCATATGTTAAAATGGAATGAACTTACCAGAGGCTTCAAATGTGCAGACCATGTTAAATGTCTTAAAAGAAGATAACCAACATCAATAGATTAACAAATAACTGCAATAACAGCAATACAGCATGTATGGATCATGGCTTACAGCATCATCAACACAACCAGTCTGGTCATAAACTGCCCGTTTCTCCTCATCCCCAAGAATTGAGATAACCTTTTGCAACTGCTGAAATTTTTCCTTGGCCTCCTGCATAAAGAAACTTGAATAGCCAAAATCAGGTAAAGAACACAAGACATGTGGTAAAGGAACCATATGCAACACCTAGAAATTATCAATTTACCTCATCATCTGGATTTTTATCAGGATGCAGTCGCAAAGCCAACTTGTAATAAGCTTTCTTTATTTCCTGTAGTGTTGCACCTTTGTCCACCCCAAGAGTCTAGGAAGCACAAATAAACCATTTACTATTTTCAGTACACAGCAATCGAAAGACATTGATTTAGTTACAAGAGTTTATCCTTCGTTCCCAAGACAATCTGCgctaaatataaattataatccATGACAGTATGGGGTATCAGATCATGATATGGCAGTACACACGCATGGATTCATGCTCTATTCATGACCGAAACTTGACGCTCCGAAGCAAATAAAAGTGCAGCAAAAACACCACTTCGAAAAACAAAAGATAATGGACTAAATGAAGTTCCACTTCCACCCACACGGCTTCCCACGTCGTCGTGATTCGCTAAACTTCAACAAGAGAGGCCATAATCTCACGTGGGCGCTTATTGTGGGGAACGAAATGATCTATCCAAGCAAGGTTCAAAACTCATATTCAAATTTAATCTCATACAACAGGAGAAAGCTGCATTGTTAGATGCTGAGCCATTGGATAGTTCAGTTATGTGGAAACTGGTGGTAAATTTTTATCATTCTTACCGGAACACTAACAAGCGCGAAGCCAGAACAATGGAAACCTAGGAGTGATGGTAAGGAAAAACAATGAAGATGAGTCATCCCACAGCTACCCTCCTGTCTTAGTTTGAATCAAGACTTCCTGATAAAATCATCAACTCCATCAGATCATACACTTTGAGAAGGAGggccaaaaaattattttacaggTATAGGTAACCCAATATGGACAACCAAGATTTACAAGAACTGTATCTTCATTGCCGTGCTATACCAGCAGCCACACAACACAGCTGGGACCATTAAACCCGTTTTCATATACTACGTCATTCCACAGGATGCAATCATGGAATTAAAACTTTGACATGCCTAATGAGTAATGACTCAATATTGTTTCCTTTACTAAGACCTTCCTTCAACAAAGAGTGGAATCTTGAGTGATTCCTTGATGGTTCCTTCAAAGAAACAAGCATATCTGAAGTCTGAACTACCAGCACTCTGATAATCAGCTTGCAAACACTCTGAAAAGCTTAACTTCAGTGTCCATTTTAATACACTACTAACACTTCCTAAAAAGTGAGGACTCTAATCACATTTCTACAAGGAAAGGAAGAAAACTAATACAAGTAACATAACAAATAAGGCGGATATCACGGAGCATAAATAAAAAGTTTCAATTCGAACAAAAGAGTTGAATGCATCAAGAGCAAACTtttcaaatataattttaaattgactattttttctaataaaagttttaaataataaattgttgACAATATACaagttttaaacaaaaaaacccTAAAAGCACCAAAATAAAATACAAGCTTGTGTTATATTCAATGTATTAATTGACTTGATATAATTAATAGTAATTTTTTCAAGTTTAATCGTGTCTAAACTTGCATATGTTTGAAGCTAAACCACGGCGCTTGTTCATGAATTGTATTTTTCAGAAGCTTGAATGTACGTGTACATTTTACCTGGAACGGCCATGTCTCAGACAAGAACAGCATGTCTAAACTCTAGTTTATCAGAGTTTTAGGAGGATAAATTGGGGAGAAGGCATAAAGCCACAATCTCTAGCTAAAAGATAGAACAGCAAATTATTCTGTGACACTCTACCATAGCTAAGAAGACACAA includes the following:
- the LOC140873170 gene encoding chaperone protein dnaJ 6-like isoform X1, yielding MTHLHCFSLPSLLGFHCSGFALVSVPTLGVDKGATLQEIKKAYYKLALRLHPDKNPDDEEAKEKFQQLQKVISILGDEEKRAVYDQTGCVDDADLVGDAIQNLQTFFRSMYKKISEADIEEFEANYRGSDSEKKDLLKLFKECKGNMDRLFCCMLCSDAKLDSHRFKDIIDESISAGKIESTKAYKRWAKQMSKTEPPTGPLRQRKKPKESSGDLYAIIAQRQNERRSKVDTMFSNLAHKYGGGEAVPEPSEEEFEAARRKLDSRKKSKQK
- the LOC140873170 gene encoding chaperone protein dnaJ 6-like isoform X2; amino-acid sequence: MMSFFMQEAKEKFQQLQKVISILGDEEKRAVYDQTGCVDDADLVGDAIQNLQTFFRSMYKKISEADIEEFEANYRGSDSEKKDLLKLFKECKGNMDRLFCCMLCSDAKLDSHRFKDIIDESISAGKIESTKAYKRWAKQMSKTEPPTGPLRQRKKPKESSGDLYAIIAQRQNERRSKVDTMFSNLAHKYGGGEAVPEPSEEEFEAARRKLDSRKKSKQK